A genomic region of Arachis hypogaea cultivar Tifrunner chromosome 5, arahy.Tifrunner.gnm2.J5K5, whole genome shotgun sequence contains the following coding sequences:
- the LOC112802586 gene encoding protein EDS1L, producing the protein MAEGSLSDMIGVKDEVVKKACAAAVKANKSPEKLFVLEKIKVSSEAVNIFAFPASWRVANLYASNGKPFGETKINVEHFPSLRSVGNDEAALVNEASLTRFQLVMSNPTLQNEVSKAITEGKQIIFTGHSSGASMANLITFWTLEEYLNPNKNQHYRPPICITFGAPLIGNHIFSHATNRENWSRYFVHFVMRFDIVPRISLAPFTSIERMFGTILQLFATSRLSALDPTRASAASEFYTTVMRNAATVTSHAACILKGSTNLLLETVTNFVDLSPYRPFGTFVFCAGNGQLTVIRNADAVLQVLFHAAQMSDLSQVSEVAKSSILQHQIQNYEAELQDSLMMQNVVCLDQLERLPLSADGSNSDVVTALDGLGMNPKARLCLRAAGELQKQKRRNEKKISHEINTKALPSMNDLEEYKASCALNKGYFDAFKVQKEPRDFQANVKRLVLAGVWDETIEMLKRYELPDDFEGKKDWIDLGTSFRRLVEPLDIANYYRHLKNEDTGPYMIKARPKRYRYTQRWLEHANRTPKAVITESTFWAEVEELCSWTSTNKPFEDVKERVVQLEQNIKRWIVKGEITKDVLLRDPTFVNLWENLPREHKATTSCIANIIV; encoded by the exons ATGGCTGAAGGGTCTCTTTCAGACATGATAGGAGTGAAAGATGAGGTTGTCAAGAAAGCTTGTGCAGCGGCCGTTAAAGCTAACAAGTCACCAGAAAAACTTTTTGTTCTTGAGAAGATAAAGGTTTCTTCAGAAGCCGTTAATATTTTTGCTTTTCCGGCGTCATGGCGTGTCGCGAATTTGTATGCTTCCAATGGCAAACCATTTGGGGAAACCAAGATAAATGTTGAACACTTTCCATCCCTTAGAAGCGTTGGCAATGATGAAGCCGCTTTGGTCAATGAAGCCTCTTTGACAAGATTCCAATTGGTTATGAGCAATCCCACACTCCAAAACGAG GTGAGTAAAGCAATCACAGAAGGGAAGCAAATAATATTTACAGGTCACTCCTCAGGTGCGTCAATGGCCAATCTTATAACATTTTGGACCTTGGAAGAGTACCTTAACCCAAACAAGAACCAACACTACAGGCCTCCAATCTGTATCACTTTTGGAGCTCCCTTAATTGGCAATCACATATTCTCTCATGCTACTAATAGAGAAAATTGGTCTCGCTATTTTGTACACTTTGTTATGAGATTTGACATAGTGCCGCGGATTTCGCTTGCACCTTTCACTTCTATTGAACGAATGTTTGGCACAATTCTTCAACTCTTTGCAACCAGCAGGCTTTCAGCGCTTGATCCGACAAGAGCCAGCGCGGCTTCTGAGTTCTACACCACCGTGATGAGGAATGCAGCGACTGTCACAAGCCATGCTGCTTGTATTTTAAAAGGCAGCACAAATTTGCTGCTTGAGACTGTGACCAATTTTGTTGACTTGAGCCCTTATAGGCCCTTTGGAACCTTCGTCTTCTGTGCAGGAAATGGACAGCTAACTGTGATAAGAAACGCTGACGCTGTTCTGCAAGTCTTGTTCCACGCTGCCCAAATGAGTGATTTGTCGCAAGTTTCGGAGGTTGCCAAGAGTAGCATACTGCAGCATCAAATTCAAAACTATGAAGCTGAATTGCAGGATAGCTTGATGATGCAGAATGTAGTGTGCTTAGATCAACTAGAGAGACTTCCTTTGTCTGCCGATGGTTCTAATTCTGATGTTGTGACAGCATTGGATGGCCTTGGAATG AACCCAAAGGCTAGACTGTGCCTCCGAGCGGCGGGCGAGTTGCAAAAGCAAAAACGAAGGAATGAGAAGAAAATCAGCCACGAGATAAACACGAAAGCTCTGCCAAGCATGAATGATTTGGAAGAATACAAAGCATCATGTGCGTTGAACAAGGGATACTTTGATGCCTTCAAGGTACAAAAGGAACCAAGAGACTTCCAAGCAAATGTGAAAAGGTTGGTGCTTGCAGGGGTGTGGGATGAGACCATTGAAATGCTGAAAAGGTATGAACTCCCGGATGACTTCGAAGGTAAGAAAGATTGGATTGACCTAGGAACGAGCTTTCGCCGCCTTGTGGAGCCGCTAGACATTGCCAACTATTATCGCCACCTCAAGAATGAAGATACAGGACCTTACATGATCAAGGCTAGGCCAAAAAGGTACAGGTACACTCAGAGGTGGCTGGAGCATGCTAACAGGACTCCGAAAGCTGTTATCACGGAATCCACCTTCTGGGCCGAGGTGGAAGAGCTTTGCAGCTGGACTAGCACCAATAAACCGTTTGAGGATGTTAAGGAGAGGGTTGTGCAACTAGAACAAAACATTAAACGATGGATTGTGAAAGGGGAAATAACTAAGGATGTGTTACTAAGGGATCCTACCTTTGTGAACTTATGGGAGAATCTACCTAGGGAACACAAGGCAACAACATCATGCATTGCTAATATCATTGTGTGA
- the LOC112802587 gene encoding TORTIFOLIA1-like protein 3 — MHRSKPTSNPNTTLKHRVLTCLTKLSDRDTHSLAVTELHAIVRTLDQRTLPLFLSCILHTTDPTDTTPLRKQCLRLLTTLSESHGNALSPYLPKILTNLVRRFRDPDSSVRTACTDSVRSLSVHVRCQSFSVFLRPLSEALFTEQEPNAQAAAAACLSSAVEASPDPDSARLAKLLPRLQKLLKLDGFKAKAAVLQLIRSIVGAGGASGAVSGLVPCLLEAIGSTNWAARKAAAEVLEKLAEVERNSLSEFKAGCLKVIENRRFDKVKLVREAMNRTIEAWKQVPDVSDEFSPPPHSQYSSKENVSSECYPQVSQNSCSPGSVMTRFRRISASVSRSTPPDRSSAINAKKTSTLSSTKRMSSSVSRKLNNKNWDVQVVVSSDPFNSRVDQGDLQQRDEVVLERSRKDEKGRFFKSEIRRGLFENNSDDKKMHKYSGSKAGSRVVPFSEDSQDSEPGGNVTKDLHKSDKQNEDLSLIRSQLLQIEKQQSSLLDLLQNFIGRSESGMRSLETRVQGLEFALDEISYDLAVSSGRMSKPGAPKYACCLLPGSEILSAKFWKRTQSRYSSSQLSRSDGTQLLAAVPHRDDMNAETELRSHRLRLHSDGGSFITNPLAEINTNSKKISGFARAEPN; from the exons ATGCACCGCTCTAAACCAACCTCCAACCCCAACACCACACTGAAGCACAGGGTGCTGACATGCCTCACCAAGCTCTCCGACCGCGACACCCACTCCCTTGCCGTTACCGAGCTCCACGCCATCGTCCGTACGCTCGACCAACGCAccctccctctcttcctctcctgCATTCTTCACACAACCGACCCCACCGACACCACTCCACTCCGCAAGCAGTGCCTCCGACTCCTCACCACTCTCTCCGAATCCCACGGAAACGCCCTCTCCCCTTACCTCCCCAAGATTTTAACCAACCTCGTCCGCCGTTTCCGCGACCCGGACTCCTCCGTCCGAACTGCCTGTACGGATTCCGTTAGGTCCCTCTCCGTCCACGTCAGATGCCAATCGTTTTCCGTTTTCTTGAGACCGTTGTCGGAGGCGCTCTTCACCGAGCAGGAGCCCAACGCGCAGGCAGCTGCAGCGGCGTGTTTGTCGTCGGCAGTCGAGGCTTCGCCTGATCCGGACTCTGCCAGGCTCGCGAAGCTACTTCCGAGGCTCCAGAAGCTTCTCAAGTTGGACGGGTTTAAGGCAAAGGCCGCGGTGTTACAGCTTATCCGGAGCATTGTCGGTGCCGGGGGCGCTTCCGGCGCGGTGAGTGGGTTGGTGCCTTGCTTGTTGGAGGCGATCGGCAGTACGAACTGGGCAGCCAGGAAAGCCGCGGCGGAGGTGCTGGAGAAGCTGGCGGAGGTGGAGAGGAACTCTCTGTCTGAGTTTAAGGCGGGGTGCTTGAAAGTCATTGAGAATCGCCGGTTCGACAAG GTGAAGTTAGTTAGGGAAGCTATGAATCGGACAATAGAGGCGTGGAAACAGGTTCCTGATGTCTCGGATGAATTCTCTCCCCCTCCTCACTCGCAGTATTCTTCAAAAG AGAATGTGAGCAGTGAGTGTTATCCTCAGGTGTCTCAGAATTCGTGTAGTCCTGGTTCAGTGATGACTAGGTTCAGGAGGATATCAGCGTCTGTTAGTAGATCAACTCCTCCAGATCGATCTTCTGCTATAAATGCTAAGAAGACAAGCACTTTAAGTAGCACCAAAAGAATGAGTTCAAGTGTTTCGCGTAAACTGAACAATAAGAATTGGGACGTTCAAGTTGTTGTCTCAAGTGATCCCTTCAATTCCAGGGTTGATCAGGGTGATCTTCAGCAAAGGGATGAAGTTGTGTTGGAAAGAAGCAGAAAGGATGAAAAGGGTAGATTTTTTAAGTCAGAAATTAGACGGGGTCTGTTTGAGAACAATTCGGATGACAAGAAGATGCATAAATATAGTGGGTCTAAAGCTGGATCTCGTGTGGTTCCATTTTCTGAAGATAGTCAAGATTCGGAACCTGGTGGTAATGTGACTAAAGATCTCCATAAGAGTGACAAACAGAATGAGGATTTATCGTTGATCCGTAGCCAGTTACTTCAAATTGAGAAGCAACAGTCAAGCTTACTTGATCTTCTTCAG AATTTCATTGGGAGATCCGAGAGTGGAATGCGTTCTCTGGAGACTCGTGTGCAAGGCCTCGAGTTTGCGTTGGATGAGATCTCTTATGATTTGGCCGTATCAAGTGGAAGAATGTCTAAACCTGGTGCTCCTAAGTATGCATGTTGCTTGCTACCAGGTTCTGAAATTTTAAGCGCTAAGTTCTGGAAGAGAACACAGAGCCGGTATTCGTCCTCCCAATTATCTAGATCTGACGGCACCCAATTGCTTGCCGCCGTCCCCCACCGAGATGACATGAATGCTGAAACTGAGTTGAGAAGCCATAGACTCAGGCTTCATAGCGATGGAGGAAGCTTCATAACCAATCCTCTAGCAGAGATTAATACTAATTCCAAGAAGATATCTGGTTTTGCAAGAGCAGAGCCAAATTAA